One genomic window of Arachis hypogaea cultivar Tifrunner chromosome 8, arahy.Tifrunner.gnm2.J5K5, whole genome shotgun sequence includes the following:
- the LOC112706957 gene encoding E3 ubiquitin-protein ligase PUB23-like, with protein sequence MDNEIEVPAHFLCPISLQLMRDPVIVCSGITYDRENIEKWLFSCKNKACPVTKQSLIQHTDLDLVLTPNHTLRRLIQSWCTVNASLGIERIPTPKPSMDASSHIAKLISEAKRFPEAKENCLATLRSMAFFERNKSCFQSSGAIEFLATIMMNNNNRAEEEERVDPTETAIEILFHLDLSENQIKKLINNECLQFLESLLQALKRGSCQSRAYATLLLKSAFAVSNPIQLISAKTEMLFEITRVIRDRISQQAHKAALKLVVELCPWGRNRIKAVEAGAVSVLVEVLLDSTERRTCELALMALDQLCGCAEGRAELVKHGAGIAVVSKKILRVSRAASDRGVRILASVCRFCGSGRVVQEMMQVGAVNKLCLVLQVDSALKTKERAKESLKLHSLVWKNSTCIPLPLLSSYP encoded by the coding sequence ATGGATAATGAAATTGAGGTTCCTGCACATTTTCTCTGCCCAATATCCCTTCAACTCATGAGAGACCCTGTAATCGTTTGCAGCGGTATCACTTACGACAGAGAGAACATAGAGAAATGGTTATTCTCATGCAAAAACAAAGCATGCCCGGTTACCAAACAGTCCCTAATACAACACACAGATCTTGATCTTGTTCTTACTCCAAACCACACCCTACGAAGGCTCATCCAATCATGGTGCACCGTAAACGCCTCTCTCGGAATCGAGCGTATCCCTACTCCAAAACCGTCCATGGACGCATCGTCTCACATCGCCAAACTCATCTCCGAAGCGAAGCGATTCCCGGAGGCTAAGGAGAACTGCCTCGCAACACTCAGATCCATGGCGTTCTTTGAAAGGAACAAGAGCTGTTTCCAGTCTTCAGGTGCAATAGAGTTCTTAGCTACAATCATGATGAACAACAACAATCgcgcagaagaagaagaacgagtaGATCCAACTGAAACAGCGATTGAGATCTTGTTTCATCTTGATCTCTCGGAAAATCAGATCAAGAAGCTAATCAACAACGAGTGCCTTCAGTTTCTTGAATCGTTGCTGCAAGCGTTGAAGCGTGGGAGCTGCCAATCAAGAGCGTACGCAACACTTCTTTTGAAATCGGCATTTGCGGTTTCAAATCCGATCCAGTTAATCAGCGCGAAAACCGAAATGCTGTTTGAAATCACGAGAGTGATACGCGATCGTATATCGCAGCAGGCTCATAAGGCGGCATTGAAGCTGGTGGTTGAGCTCTGTCCATGGGGAAGAAACAGAATCAAAGCGGTGGAAGCCGGCGCGGTGTCCGTGCTCGTGGAAGTGCTTCTTGATTCGACGGAAAGAAGAACGTGTGAGCTGGCGTTAATGGCGTTGGATCAGCTTTGCGGTTGCGCGGAAGGGCGCGCGGAGTTGGTGAAGCACGGCGCGGGAATCGCCGTGGTTTCGAAGAAAATATTGAGAGTTTCACGCGCCGCGAGTGACAGAGGAGTTAGGATATTAGCGTCGGTTTGTAGGTTCTGTGGAAGCGGGAGAGTGGTTCAAGAGATGATGCAGGTTGGAGCCGTTAACAAGCTGTGTTTGGTGCTTCAAGTTGATAGCGCTTTGAAGACCAAAGAGAGGGCTAAAGAGTCTCTCAAGTTGCATTCTCTGGTTTGGAAGAATTCAACATGTATTCCTCTACCTTTGTTATCATCGTATCCATGA